TTCTGATGGCCAAGTTCAATTTCTCCTATTGATCTCAATCGGTCCGGTGTTTACCGGAGTCGGCAGTCAAGTCGCGGGTCTGGGGGGAGGCGTCATCGGATAGTGATGTTACTTGTACTGCATTATAATAACCTAGCATTTTACTCGGTTTAAGCTGAATTTCAATGCCTGTGGCGCATAATCACCGAAATCGATTCATCCGCCTGCTTCTGAGCGGTTATCAGCGACTGCTCTTATCCGGATTACGCAGTAAAACATAGGCTGCGCCGGTTCCGCCATCCCGGCGGGGTGCCGATGTGAAGGCCAGGACATCGTCTCTTTGGCGTAGCCAGATGTTGAGTTTGTGCTTAAGAATGGGCTGTCTGCCTTCCGAGCCATAACCCTTGCCGTGTATGATCCGGACACAGCGAATCCGCCGCTCATGACACTGCTTCAGAAAACCATCCAGGTCAGCTCTGGCATAGCGAACCGTCAATCCATGCAGGTCCAGTTCCCCGCCAATCTCCAGATACCCCCGCTGCAGGTCGTGCATCAGGCGGTTTTGTACGCCGGGCCGGGCAAAATAGAGTACCTCCCCGGTTTCGATCTCGTGATCCGAATAGTGGTCCTGTGAGGACTCCTCCTCATCCCCAACCGGTAGATTCAGCGGTCTGGGCGTCAGACGGCGGCGATAGGGTTCCGCGCGTGACTCATTGAGTGGCACAGCATCCCCGAGTTGCTCGTGGAAGAGTGCTTTGTCATCGGATTTGTCGCTGTTTTTGCTCATCTTCAGGTTGAGGGTTCAGTGTCTCGTCATTTAATGTTAACAGGCCCTGTGAGCAGTTGAGAAGAATCTCAATCCCGCTGTTCACCCGCTGGGGATTTGGAGGGTGAGACTGATCAATATTTACAGTATATTGTGCCCCCTATGAACATCCTTCTGAGTAATGACGACGGCTATCAGGCCACTGGACTGATGATGCTGGCCGAGCAGCTGTCTGAAGTCGGCAATATTGTGGTTGTGGCCCCTGATCAGGATCGCAGTGGCGCCAGCAACTCCCTGACTCTGGTCAATCCGTTACGTGCCCTGACCATGGAGAATGGCTTCATTCGGGTGGATGGCACACCGACGGACTGTGTCCATCTGGCGATCACAGGATTACTCGAGCAGGAGCCGGACCTGGTGGTTTCCGGCATCAATGCCGGACCGAATATGGGGGATGACGTGCTCTACTCGGGTACAGTTGCTGCTGCTACCGAGGGCCGCTTCCTCGGTCTGCCTGCAGTTGCTATCTCTATGAACTCCCACAATCCGCAACATTTCGAGACGGGTGCACAGGTTGCCGAGATTCTGGTCAGAAGACTGATCGAGGCACCGTTGAGTGAGAGTGTCATTTTGAATGTGAATGTGCCGGATATTGCCTATTCGGAGTTGCAGGGTATTGTCTCCACCCGACTCGGGCATCGTCATAAAGCGGAGCCGGTGATCAAAAGCCAAGATCCAAGAGGCAGAACCATCTATTGGGTAGGCCCTGCCGGGGCTGAGCAGGATGCGGGACCCGGTACCGATTTTCATGCTGTCAGGCAGGGATATGTCTCGGTAACGCCTCTGCATGTGGATCTGACCCGCCACAGTGCATTACCGATCCTAGATGAGTGGCTGAAAACATGATTATCAGTGGCGATCACCAGGGTATCGGCATGACCTCCCAGCGAACCCGGGAAAGGCTGGTGGAGCGTTTACGCACCAAGGGAATCCGCAATCTGGCGGTACTGGAGGCGTTACGTAATACGCCGCGACATATTTTTGTCGATGAGGCGCTGGCCAGTCGTGCCTATGAGGAGACGGCACTGCCAATCGGCCATGGCCAGACCATATCACAACCCTATACGGTGGCGCGGATGACCGAGGCACTGCTGGAAGGTGGTACGCCGGAGAGCGTATTGGAAATCGGTACTGGATCAGGCTATCAGTGTGCAATTCTCGCTCAGCTGGTTCGACGGGTTCACAGTGTTGAACGAATCTCTGCGCTGCTTGATCAGGCGCGGGCCAGGTTCCGGGAACTTGGACTGCGCAATATCCGTCTCAAGCATAGTGACGGTGGAGTTGGGCTTCCCGAGTATGCACCCTATGACGGCATACTCGTTACGGCCGCAGCGGAGGCTTTGCCTCAGAGTCTGCTGCGACAATTGGCCGTGGGCGGGCGTTTGATTCTGCCGGTAAAGAGTAATCAGGGACAAGTGATGTTACGTATTATCCGGACCGAAGATGGTTTTCAACAGCAGACATTGGAGTCCGCAAATTTCGTACCCTTGGTTGGAGGGATGATTTAGTGAGACTCTTTTCATCCCTCTATGCCCGTACGATGAAATGGTCCAGACACCCCCATGCGCCTCGCTATCTTGCCGGGTTGAGTTTTGCTGAATCCTCATTTTTTCCGATTCCCCCGGATGTGATGCTGGCGCCGATGAGCATGGCGGAACCATCGAGGGCCTGGTTTTATGCCGGTTTGACCACCGTGGCCTCTGTCGTCGGGGGCATTCTGGGGTATTTCATCGGTCTGTTTGCCTTCGATCTGATCGAGCCGTTACTCAGGGACTGGGGCTACTGGGATGGCTATCTCGCCGCTAAGGATTGGTTTGGTCGCTGGGGCTTCTGGGCGGTTTTTCTGGCGGGGTTTTCACCGATTCCCTATAAGATTTTTACCATCACAGCGGGTGTTGTGGCGATGTCGTTCATCCCCTTTGTTATCGCTTCATTGATCGGCCGGGGAGCAAGGTTTTTCCTGGTGGCCGCATTGATGGCCTGGGGTGGGGCCCGTATGGAAAGGGCATTGCATCGCTATGTGGACCGGTTGGGGTGGATCATGGTGGTGGCATTTGTGTTGTTGTTCATATTCCTGAAATAACAGAGGGGTGCTGAGTGTGAGCAGAGCAAAACAGTCCCTGGGTTGCCTATGAGAGACAACGGCAGTTCGACTGGCATATCCCTGTCACTCCCCGTGATGATGCTCTGTCTGCTGATCGGTATCAGCGCCTGTTCCACCAAAGGCAGTGCACCGGTATACAATCGTGCAGTCAGCCCTTCCCAGCAGGGGGTAGCCACAGCTTCGAACAATAAGCCTGTCAGCCCATCGGCACACAGGTATAAATCCTCCAGGACATACTATCTCGTACAGCCTGGGGATACGCTCTATGCGATTGCCTGGCGACACTATCTGGAACATGAACATCTGGCAGCCTGGAATGGTATTAAAGCCCCCAGCTATTCAATCTATCCGGGGCAGCGGCTGCGCCTGAAGCCGCCGGAAGTGCGAAAAAAGCGACAGAGGCAGCCGCTCGATACCACACCAGTGAAAAAGGTTGTAAAAATGCCTCAACCCACAACACCTGTTGTCAGACCTGTCACCAAGTCTCCGCCAAAACCAACAGTCGCTAAATCAGTACCGCTCAAAAAGAGTGTGGCCACAAATCAGAAAAAGCGCGTTAAGTTAGCCTGGCGTTGGCCGACCAAAGGAAGAGTGGTGCAGACTTTTTCATCCTCTGATCAGAATCGCAAAGGCGTCCGGATCGGTGGAGAGATCGGTCAGCCAATCAAGGCCGCTGAGGCGGGTCGTGTGGTCTACGCCGGTGGTGGATTGGTCGGTTACGGCAATCTGGTCATCATCAAGCATGACAAGAATTACCTGAGCGCCTATGGATACAATCGAAAACTGCTGGTAAAAGAGGGTGATAATCTCGCCAAAGGCGATATAGTGGCGCACATGGGTTCGCCACACAGCGGTGGTCAACCGGTGCTGCATTTTGAGATCAGAAAACAGGGGAAGCCGATTAATCCCCTGCCGCTGTTACCAAGAAAATAGATAATTACGATAGCTGGACTGGCTTTAGCGTTCGGATTTGGGAGTGACATGACAGATCGATAACGCCTGGGCATGGTTCGACCAATGGAGATGAGTGATGAGTAACAATCCTGATGAATCGGCAGAGACAGATAGTGATGCCGTTCTCGAAGATCTGGATGATCAGGATCTGAGTCTGAATGAAGACCAACCTGAGAGTGAAGCAGTACCGGAGAAACCCGATGTCACAGAGGCCCTGAAACCCAAGACGGCTGAGGCTGGGGATGCGCAAATGGATGCGACCCGGCTCTATCTCAATGAGATTGGTATCTCCAAACTGCTGACAGCAGAGGAAGAGGTTCATTTCGCCAGGCTGGCTCAGAAAGGGGACCAGTCGGCCAGGCAGCGGATGATTGAGAGTAACTTACGTCTGGTGGTAAAAATCGCCAGGCGCTATATGAATCGGGGGCTGGCACTGCTCGACTTGATCGAGGAGGGTAATCTCGGTCTGATCAGGGCGGTGGAAAAATTCGATCCTGAACGTGGTTTCCGCTTTTCAACCTACGCAACCTGGTGGATTCGGCAGACCATCGAACGGGCCATCATGAACCAGACCCGGACGATCCGTTTACCGATTCATGTGGTGAAGGAGATCAATGTCTATCTCAGAGCGGCGCGTAAGCTTGCCCAAACCCTGGACCATGAGCCCAGCTCCGAAGAGATTGCCGATCTGCTCGATCGACCGATCGACGAAGTCAAGCGCATGCTCGGCCTGAATGAGCGCGTCACCTCGGTGGATACACCATTCGGCAAGGATGCTGACAAGCCACTGTTGGATACCATTGCGGATGAAAAGAACCAGGATCCGACGGTGGATATTCAGAATGACGGCCTGAATGCCAATCTGGATCGTTGGCTGAGCAAACTGAATGACAAACAGAGAGAAGTGGTAGAGCGACGTTTTGGTCTGCACGGTTATGAGAACTCCACCTTGGAGCAGGTTGCGAATGAGCTGGGGGTAACGAGGGAGCGGGTGAGACAGATACAGATGGATGCGCTGCGCCGACTCAGGGATATACTCGAGCGGGATGGATTCTCTGTGGAATCGATCTTCAAATAGTATGGGTTAAGATGCAAACCTGTTGTGAACAAACAGCGGTATATGATCCTTCCCGGCAGGAGGTGGCTTGCTGTGATTGTGGTTTGGATCCGCTCTGTCAGGTCGTCGATTACGGAGCGCGCGAGCTGGCTGACTCAAAGGTGGTATTGAGGCGCCGCCAACCGATGCAGCGTGGTGAGTTGCTGTTTTCCGCAAAACACTCTTTTTCCGCTCTGTTTGCGGTCAAATCCGGATCATTCAAAGCGATCAGTCTTGATATGTCCGGCAAAGAGCGGGTGGTGGGTTTCTACCTGCCAGGGGATCTGATTGGTGCAGAAGGGATCGCCAACCGGGTCCACTCCTTTACGGTCAGAGCGCTGGAGGAGAGCAGTATTTGCAGGATGGATCTGGATCAGATGCCTCAATCCGGCCGAGGAAATGAGATGTTGCAGGGCGCTCTGATCCGCATGCTCGGTCAGGAGGTCAACATCAACCATCTGGTGACCAGCTCCTTGATACAACAGAACGCAGATCAGCGATTGGCCGCCTTCATTCTGAATCTTTCAACCCGATGCGGGATGCGTGGTTTGTCTCAGTACCAACTTGGTCTCAGCATGTCCAGGAGTGATATTGCCAGTTATCTTGGTTTGGCGCGTGAAACAGTCAGCCGAACCCTTACCAGATTTCAAAATTATGGGTTGATCGGAATCAGTAAGCATGTCTTGAAGGTCGTTAATCCGGAAGGCCTTCAAAAAGTCACTTTGGCCTAGCGCCTGTTAACATAAAACCGATCACTCTCCTCTGTTGAGTCAACAGCTGCGAATAGTTCTGAATCGCACCTCTCTGCGTTACTCATTGTCCATTTGGACTTATCAAACTTCTCTTCCCGTAGCTTCATTTGGCTTTTTCAGGAGTGGTACACCCTATGGATAAATTTATGAGGGGATTAGTATTGATTATTAGATGGATGGCTTTCAGATCGATCTTAGATAAATTTCAAATCATCGTTTTTTAGTGAGAGTGATTATCAATCAATTTTTTGTTTTTAATTTTTTTTCATCCGCATGTAAAACTTTTTCAAACAGGTTTGTCAGCAGCTGTATTAAAGAGTTCGTCTTGTAATTGCAGAATTTTGTTTATTTATGATTTCTTTGATCTGAGTCAATTAATCACTATTGCAGATAATAACTAATTAAAACAAAAGGTTACGTAATATTCGCTTTGATGGGTTATAGGCTAATTCGTATTGACATCTGATTCAATTAAGAGTGATATATGTCACGCTGCAATTGTGTCATTTGACACAGTTGTATCTGTTGGGAAAGTCTCAACAAAAAATCTTTAAAGTTTTGTTCAATTATTTGTTTTAAGAGGGGGGTACATGGACGCCGCAGCCGAGCAAAAATACAACTTCGATGTTGTACGCTGGTTTACCGTCATGGCCGTCGTCTACTTAGTAGTAGGCGCATTAGTGGGTGTGTATATCGCCGCCGAGCTAGCCTGGCCGGTTCTGAATTTTGATTCACCATACATTACATTCGGACGGCTTCGTCCGCTCCATACCAACGCTGTTATCTTTGCGTTTGGTGGCTGTGCGTTGATGGCGACATCATATTACAGTGTCCAGCGAACTTGTGGCGTTAGACTCTGGAGTGACAAACTGGCCTGGTTTGTTTTCATCGGTTGGAACCTGATCATCGTATCTGCCGTTGTTACCCTGCCTCTTGGCCTTACCTCTGGTAAAGAGTATGCAGAGCTGGAGTGGCCGATCGATCTGGCGATCGCGGTCGTCTGGTTGGCCTATTCATTCAACTTCATCATGACGCTGGCAACCAGAAAGTCATCCCACATCTATGTATCCAATTGGTTCTTCCTGGGTATGATGGTGATGATTACCTACCTGCATGTAGTCAACAGCCTGGCTATCCCGGTTGATCTGTTCAGATCCTACTCTGTCTTCTCCGGTGTTCAGGATGCGATGGTCCAGTGGTGGTGGGGACATAACGCAGTAGGTTTCTACCTGACTGCCGGTTTCCTCGGTATCATGTACTACTTCGTACCCAAACAAGCTGGTCGTCCTGTCTACTCCTATCGTTTGTCAGTCATCCACTTCTGGGCGCTGATGTTCGGTTATGTATGGCTGGGTGCTCACCATCTGCAGTACACCGCACTGCCTGACTGGACCGGCTCTCTCGGTGCCGCTGTCTCTCTGGCAATGATCATTCCTTCATGGGGTGGTGCTGTAAACGGTATGATGACCCTGTCCGGTGCCTGGGACAAACTGCGTACCGACTATGTCCTGCGTTTCATGATCATGTCTCTGGCCTTCTATGCCATGTCCACCTTTGAAGGTCCGGTCATGTCGCTGAAGACTGTTAACGCCCTCTCTCACTACACCGACTGGACCGTAGGTCATGTACACTCCGGTGCTCTGGGTTGGGTAGCCATGGTTGCTATCGGTGCGATCTACCACCTGATGGTGCGTACATTCCACACCGAAATGTGGTCAACAAAGCTGATCAATGCTCACTTCTGGACAGCAACCATCGGTGCGGTTATCTACGTCGTTGCGATGTGGGTCTCCGGTATCATGCAGGGCCTGATGTGGCGTGCCTATGATGAGTACGGCACTCTGGCTTACACCTTTGCGGAATCCGTTGAAGCAATGCATCCCTACTACGCCATGCGCGCGATCGGTGGTGCGATCTTCCTGCTTGGTGCTGTAATGATGCTGATCAACGTCCTTATGACTGTCTCTAAAGCATCGAGCGAAGGTAGTCTGCAACAAGCCCGCACCGCTGCGGCTACAGCTTAATCTTAAGGGGGTTTCGCAAAATGGCGAATGATAATAAATCTGTAAGCTTTCAGGAGAAGATGGAGAAAAACATCTGGCTGCTCCTGATCATTCTGGCTATATCCCTCTCTGTAGGTGGTCTGGTCGAAATCGTTCCGCTTTTCACCATGAAGAACACCATGGAGCACAATGCAGCGCCTGAACTGCTCTGGCAGCGTCAGCCAGGTCAGACTCTGCATGACCACAAGCCGGGTGATGGTATGCGTCCGTATACTTCGCTTGAGCTGGCTGGACGTGATATCTATCTGAAAGAAGGTTGCTACACCTGCCATTCTCAGATGGTGCGTCCTTTCCGTGATGAGAAAGAGCGTTATGGTCACTACTCACTGGCTTCCGAGTCCATGTACGACCATCCTTTCCAGTGGGGCTCCAAGCGTACCGGTCCTGACTTTGCCCGTCTCGGCGGCAAATATTCAGACGACTGGCATCGCAAGCATCTGCGTGAGCCACGCTCCGTGGTTCCAGAGTCCGTCATGCCTAACTACCCTTGGTTGAAAGACAATCTGATCGAGGGCAAGGATATGGCAAGTCGTTTCGAAGTCATGCGTCTGCTGGGTGTTCCGTACACCGATGAAGACATAGCCACTGCGAACGCAGAACTGGCTGGCAAGACTGAAGAAGATGCGATGGTGGCCTATCTGCAGGTTCTGGGCACCATGGCTACTTTGGACGAAAACAAAGTCTATCGTCAGTAATGAAAGAGTACTTTTCTACAAATTGGGAGGCGATGACCACCAACGATTGGATCGGCATGATCATGACGGTGGTCACCTTCTTCCTGATGATAGGCGTATATTTCTACGCGCTACGTCCAAAGAACAAGGATAAGCTTGAAAAGAATCGGTTTATCCCAATGGACGATGATGCAATTGATAGCGGAGATAAAAATGGCGGAAAATAATCCTTTTCCGGGTGAAAATAACACCGGACATATTTGGGACGACAACCTCCGGGAGCTGAGTAATCCTCCTCCACGGTGGTGGATGATCGCCTTCTGGGCATCAGTAATCTGGTGGATTGCCTATGGCGTTCTCTATCCCATGTGGCCAGTAGGTCAGGAGCCTACACAGGGCATCATGGGTTGGAGTCAGATGGATGAGTACAAGAAGGGTGTGGACGAGGTTGAAGCTGTACGTGCCGAGTTCGAAACCCAGATCAAGGGTATGTCAGCCAAAGAGATTCTGGCTACACCTGCTCTGACTCAATACACCATCGCTTCTGCGAAGGTACTGTTTGGTGACAACTGTGCGGCCTGTCATGGTGGCGGTGGTCAGGGTGGCCCCGGTTATCCTGTACTGGCTGACGACGATTGGCTCTACGGCGGTAGTGTCGACAACATTTCGCAGACGATCACCATGGGTCGTAAGGGCATCATGACCGCACACGGCAAGATCCTCTCGGACGCAGAGATCGACAGCTTGTCCGAAGCCATCATGGCGGGTAACCCCACTTCTGATCCTAACTTCACTCAGAAGGGTTGTATCGCCTGTCACGGTATGGACGGTAAAGGTATGGCCGTACTCGGTTCAGCCAATCTGACCGATGGCATCTATCGTTTTATGCCTGCTGAAGGTGAGACCCTGCTCGACAGCATCAAATACTCCATCAAGTACGGAGTAAATGACGCAACTGAGCCTAAGACTCGTGATGCTGTTATGCCGGCTTTCGGTGGTCGTCTGTCAGAAGATGACATTAAAAAGCTTGCTGTCTATGTCCACAGATTCGGTGGCGGACAATAAGGCTTTTTAAAGCCGACAGAGCATTTTTTTCACCATGGCCGTGTGAGCATGGAAACTCACACGGTTACAAGATAAGGGGATTGCTATGAACGGAGATGCAGTTTTTTGGGGTTCAATAGTCACCGTGGTGATTAGCGTGGTGATTGTCATCTTCTTGGGCTTCAAGGTCAGCAAACTCATCAAGAGTGATGCAGAAAAGCATAACGGCTGAGCAAGATTCGCTCTAAGTTAAGAAAGGGGGGTATAGATACCCCCCTTTTTTTATGTAAGAAAAGTTACAGTCTCACGGCTTCTGCTGCGGTGTAATAACACTTGCTTTAATTAGGGATTTGCGTCTGTCGGGTGAGCTTTTTTCAGGCAGCTTATTCAAGCAGGTTAGGTAATTAAAACAGTATGTTACTGATTTAAGCTATTCAATATTTCCAGCATCGCGAAACCGCTGAAATCGTTTTGAGTCGTGGCATAATTCTGTAAAATAGCCATGGAGTGTTGTTTAATTGCTTCTAACTTATTGATAAATCGCATGGCTTGATGATAAGCCTGTCTATATCATTTTTTTCTTATTTACCCCCCCACTGCTTCAGAGGAGTAGAGCCATTGAGCGCTAGTGATACGACTGCATCCAAACAACAGGTTGTGGATGACCTATACGCTGAATCCGCACATTGGCATCTGAATACCGGTGAAGAGACGATTCATGCCAAACGTATGGGTGGTCACTGGCGAAACTTGAAATGGCTGGCGGCCTCTTTCTGGATCATCTATTTCATCGGTCCCTATTTTCAGTGGGGTGATCGTCAAGCGGTACTGTTCGATATCCCGAACAGACAATTTCATATTCTTGGTGCAACCATTCTGCCTCAGGACTTCTGGATGCTCTCACTGACCCTGCTGTTTTTTGCCCTGTTGCTGGCTGTGGCAACGGCGCTGGCTGGCCGGGTCTATTGTGGCTTTTTCTGCTTTCAGACCGTTTGGACCGATGTGTTCACTTGGCTGGAAGAGAAGCTCGAAGGTAATCCGGTCAAAAGACGTAAACTTGAAAAAGAGCCTCTTAATGGGAGAAAGATCAGAATCAAGATAACCAAACACTTGATCTGGTTGCTGATCTCGGTTCTGACAGGCATCAGTTTTGTTGCCTGGTTTTATGATGCTTTTGACCTTTGGCGCGACATTTTCACCCTGCAGGCAGGCTCGGTGGCGTTTGGCACCATTGCGCTGTTTACGGTAGGAACCTATGTACTGGCTGGCTATATGCGTGAGCAGGCCTGCTTCTGGCTCTGCCCCTATGCCAGAATCCAAGGGGTAATGATCGATAAAACCACCGTCGTACCCTCCTATGATTTTCATCGTGGTGAGCCCAGAGGGCGCATCAAGAAGGGGCAACCGGAAGAAGAGCGGACAACCGGTGATTGCGTGGACTGCAAGCAGTGTATCGCTGTCTGTCCAACTGGTGTGGATATCCGTCATGGTCAGCAGGAAGGCTGCATCATGTGTGCACTCTGCATCGATGCCTGCGACGAGGTGATGGAGAAGGTCGGCCGACCCACAGGTCTGATTCGTTATGAGTCCTTTGAGTCTCTTGAGGCGAACAAGAAGCCGGTGCCACTCTACAAGCGCCCCAGAGTTTGGGTCTATTCCGCGATTATGACACTGGCGCTGGCCGGTATTGCCTATGGTTTGACCTCACTTGCACCCTTGGAGATCAAGGTGATCCATGATCGCCAGCCACTCTTCGTATTGCAGAGTGACGGCAGCATTCAGAACAAATATACGGTCAAAATCCTCAACAAAATGACCAATGACCTTCCGGTCACCATCAGTGCTGAAGGCCTGGATGGTCTGATACTGGTCGATGCGGACCAAGTCACCACAGCTCGCCGTGGCAAGGTCACACCTCGAACCGTGTTTGTTCGGGTGCCCCAGGAGAAGCTGACGGCTGAGAGTCTGCCGATCATCTTCAAAGTTCGGGGTGAACGGGATGGTGAGGTGCTGGAAAACAGCCGAACGAGCGTTTTTATTGGCCCAAAACGCTAGCTCTTGGTAAAATAGCCGACAATCTCAGGGCGGGCAGCGATGTCCGCCCTTTTCATTTTTTTATGCATAGTCGTTATAATTTGTAGCCATGACAGAGAAAAAATCAGCTTGGAGAAGTCCCTGGGTAATCGGTTGGGTGGCCATGGTGGTGGTTTTCTTCACCATGAACATGATCATGATCTACCTGGCAACCCAGAACAACCCGGGTTTGGTTGTGGATGACTTCTATGACCGTGGCCAGGATTATGAGAAAAACATGCTCAAACGCCAGGCAAGAGACCCAAAATGGGTGATGAAGATCAAACTGCCTTCTAAGATCGAGATTGGCCAGCCGGTAGTTTGCCAATATACGGTAAAAGACCGCGAAGGCACCCCGATCGACCGTGATGAAGTCACTTTTCATGCCTATCGGCCGTCTGATGCCGGTCAGGATTTTTCTGTACCCATGCAGCGGATCGGCCCTGGTCTCTACGAGGCGACAGTGAGTTTTCCTCTGAAGGGCGCCTGGGACCTGCTGGTCAGTATCCGCAACGGCGAGGATGAATACCAGGTACCCAAACGTATCGGTGTGGGTATAGATTGGGTGCCTTAGCAGCTGATCTTATAGGGTTAATTGAGTGATATTGAGCTGATTCAGGACAAAGCAGTGCCAAGGAATTCTGTCATCACAGAGCGCTTAATCCCGGTTTGACCGGACAAAGATCATTATCTCTTCGCAGGAGAGTCCGTGTCACATGTAGAGGCCTCTGAAGGCTGCTTCCACTGCCAACTTCCCATTCCCATTGAGGACGAAGTGATCGGCACGATCGAGGGCGAGGAGCAGCATTTCTGCTGTCTTGGCTGTAAAGCGGTCTGCGAAGCCATCTACGATGCCGGGCTGGAAGGCTTCTATCAGCGTACCCCTGACGGCACCAGTCTGGCGCCTCCACCGGAAATACCCACCGAACTGGCATTGTACGATCTGGATGATGTGCAGGCTGAATTCGTCGGCGAACTGGGTGAAGAGCGGGATATCCATCTGTTGATTGAGGGGATACA
This portion of the Candidatus Thiodiazotropha endoloripes genome encodes:
- the ccoP gene encoding cytochrome-c oxidase, cbb3-type subunit III produces the protein MAENNPFPGENNTGHIWDDNLRELSNPPPRWWMIAFWASVIWWIAYGVLYPMWPVGQEPTQGIMGWSQMDEYKKGVDEVEAVRAEFETQIKGMSAKEILATPALTQYTIASAKVLFGDNCAACHGGGGQGGPGYPVLADDDWLYGGSVDNISQTITMGRKGIMTAHGKILSDAEIDSLSEAIMAGNPTSDPNFTQKGCIACHGMDGKGMAVLGSANLTDGIYRFMPAEGETLLDSIKYSIKYGVNDATEPKTRDAVMPAFGGRLSEDDIKKLAVYVHRFGGGQ
- the ccoG gene encoding cytochrome c oxidase accessory protein CcoG is translated as MSASDTTASKQQVVDDLYAESAHWHLNTGEETIHAKRMGGHWRNLKWLAASFWIIYFIGPYFQWGDRQAVLFDIPNRQFHILGATILPQDFWMLSLTLLFFALLLAVATALAGRVYCGFFCFQTVWTDVFTWLEEKLEGNPVKRRKLEKEPLNGRKIRIKITKHLIWLLISVLTGISFVAWFYDAFDLWRDIFTLQAGSVAFGTIALFTVGTYVLAGYMREQACFWLCPYARIQGVMIDKTTVVPSYDFHRGEPRGRIKKGQPEEERTTGDCVDCKQCIAVCPTGVDIRHGQQEGCIMCALCIDACDEVMEKVGRPTGLIRYESFESLEANKKPVPLYKRPRVWVYSAIMTLALAGIAYGLTSLAPLEIKVIHDRQPLFVLQSDGSIQNKYTVKILNKMTNDLPVTISAEGLDGLILVDADQVTTARRGKVTPRTVFVRVPQEKLTAESLPIIFKVRGERDGEVLENSRTSVFIGPKR
- a CDS encoding FixH family protein — its product is MTEKKSAWRSPWVIGWVAMVVVFFTMNMIMIYLATQNNPGLVVDDFYDRGQDYEKNMLKRQARDPKWVMKIKLPSKIEIGQPVVCQYTVKDREGTPIDRDEVTFHAYRPSDAGQDFSVPMQRIGPGLYEATVSFPLKGAWDLLVSIRNGEDEYQVPKRIGVGIDWVP